Part of the Candidatus Thermoplasmatota archaeon genome, TGTTGGCACGCCAAGCTTGAAGACAGGCGCAATTAATTTAAAATATATAAAAGAATGTGCAAAAGAGATTGGGTTTGCGCTAAAGAGAAAAGGAGGATATCATGTAGTTGTAGTAAAGAGCAGTGTAATTCCTCTAACAACAGAAAATGTCATTCTTCCTTTGCTTGAAAAATATTCAGGCAAAAAAGCAGGAAAAGATTTCGGGCTTTGCATGAACCCTGAATTTCTAAAAGAAGGCTCTGCTGTAGAAGATGCTCTGCAGCCGGATAGAATTGTGATTGGAGAATATGATGAGAAAAGCGGAAATACACTGATGCGGCTCTACAAAAATTTTCGCTGTCCAAAGTTAAGAACAAATTTAAGAACTGCAGAAATGATAAAATACGCAAGCAATGCTTTCTTAGCAACTAAAATAACTTTTGCAAACGAGTTTGCAAATATATGCGAGAAATTTAATGTGGATGTATATGAAGTAATGAAAGGCGTAGGACTTGACAAAAGAATTTCACCTTATTTCCTTAATGCAGGCGCTGGTTTTGGAGGCTCTTGTTTTCCTAAAGATTTAAAAGCTATATTCTCAGCTGCAAGAGCAAAAAACTACGATCCAAAATTACTCAGCTCTGTTTTAGATATAAATGAAGCTCAACCCTTGAGAGTTACAGAGCTTGCAGAGAGAGCACTTGGTAATTTAAAAAATAAAAAGATACTACTATTAGGGCTTGCATTCAAGCCTGAAACTGACGATGTAAGAGAGACTAGAGCGTTGCCTATTGCTAAAGAGCTTTTAAGGAAAGGCGCTAAAATTGTTGCCTATGACCCAATGGCTATGGAAAATTTTAAGAAACTTATTAGGAATAAAAACATTGTGTATGCGAAGAGTGCGAGAGCTGCGTTAAGAAATGTA contains:
- a CDS encoding UDP-glucose/GDP-mannose dehydrogenase family protein; this translates as KIEVLIKGLIPFYEPGLKELIGKVRMNGLLEYSTNVIEVVKASDISFICVGTPSLKTGAINLKYIKECAKEIGFALKRKGGYHVVVVKSSVIPLTTENVILPLLEKYSGKKAGKDFGLCMNPEFLKEGSAVEDALQPDRIVIGEYDEKSGNTLMRLYKNFRCPKLRTNLRTAEMIKYASNAFLATKITFANEFANICEKFNVDVYEVMKGVGLDKRISPYFLNAGAGFGGSCFPKDLKAIFSAARAKNYDPKLLSSVLDINEAQPLRVTELAERALGNLKNKKILLLGLAFKPETDDVRETRALPIAKELLRKGAKIVAYDPMAMENFKKLIRNKNIVYAKSARAALRNVDACIIQTAWDEFKSLSANDFKAMRKPVIIDGRRTFDSPEKLIKKGITYLGIGWRNL